One genomic segment of Jaculus jaculus isolate mJacJac1 chromosome 2, mJacJac1.mat.Y.cur, whole genome shotgun sequence includes these proteins:
- the Fgf5 gene encoding fibroblast growth factor 5 isoform X2, translating into MSLSFLLLLLFSHLILCAWAHGEKRPAPKGQLGSAATDRNPGDSSGSRSGSGATWSSSPASASPAASPRSPGSGSEPGSFQWSPSGRRTGSLYCRVGIGFHLQIHPDGKVNGSHEANMLTQIYR; encoded by the coding sequence ATGAGcttgtccttccttctcctcctcctcttcagccACCTGATCCTCTGCGCTTGGGCTCACGGGGAGAAGCGTCCGGCCCCCAAAGGGCAACTGGGATCTGCCGCCACCGATCGAAACCCGGGAGACTCCAGCGGCAGCCGGAGCGGTAGCGGCGCGACGTGGTCCTCGTCCCCTGCCTCCGCGTCCCCCGCGGCTTCTCCGCGCAGCCCCGGGAGTGGCTCGGAACCTGGCAGCTTCCAGTGGAGCCCTTCAGGGCGCCGTACCGGCAGCCTCTACTGCAGAGTGGGCATCGGCTTCCACCTCCAGATCCACCCGGATGGCAAAGTCAATGGCTCCCACGAAGCCAATATGCTGA